A single genomic interval of Prunus dulcis unplaced genomic scaffold, ALMONDv2, whole genome shotgun sequence harbors:
- the LOC117613637 gene encoding uncharacterized protein LOC117613637 gives MRDVKHNFGCTIHYSKAWKARELALLSIRGSAEEAYYILPAYCYELERMNPGTKTDIRTDENNHFVYLFMAVGACIRGFLSSMRPVIAVDATHLKSKYKGVMFVANAFDGNLNIYPLAFGIGDLETDASWHWFFTKLHEAIGECPNLAIISDRNVSIENVWNKIFPTAQHGICFYHMKGNMKRTCKLKKRDHILMHFEKAAKSYSIAEFDCHFRKIKRKEHVAQYLEEAGLHKWSRAHMDGRRYNVMEHVAQYLEEAGLHKWSRAHMDGRRYNVMTTNIAESINSDLRFARMLPVVHLIGEIVNLLVKWFTERRELALNCTTTLCPNFGEKKLRNRLEDAARMNVVKVNNAQYNVLDGDMDGLVDLTNNSCSCRKFQLEQLPCKHVVAVCCFLKVSVYAKASRYYTRKTWMDAYSDSIYPVQPHGMWDTPEDVRSRVVLPPMARVMPGRRKKLRIPSQGEGSIRRKCSRCGSEGHNKSTCKNNIPLRNVS, from the coding sequence GGGAGTTAGCTCTATTGTCCATTAGAGGATCAGCGGAGGAGGCGtattatatccttccagctTATTGCTATGAATTGGAGCGTATGAATCCCGGCACAAAAACAGACATCCGAACTGATGAGAACAATCactttgtgtatttatttatggcgGTTGGCGCATGTATTAGAGGGTTCCTTTCTTCCATGCGCCCAGTTATAGCCGTGGATGCCACTCATTTAAAATCCAAGTACAAGGGTGTTATGTTTGTAGCAAATGCATTCGATGGTAATCTAAATATATATCCTCTTGCttttgggatcggggatttggAGACGGATGCATCATGGCATTGGTTTTTCACTAAACTTCATGAAGCCATTGGTGAGTGTCCCAATCTTGCTATTATTTCTGATCGCAATGTTAGCATAGAGAATGTGTGGAACAAAATTTTTCCAACTGCACAACATGGCATATGCTTTTATCATATGAAGGGGAACATGAAACGCACTTGCAAGTTGAAAAAGCGTGATCACATACTTATGCACTTTGAGAAGGCTGCAAAATCTTATTCCATTGCTGAATTTGATTGTCATTTTCGCAAGATCAAGCGAAAGGAACATGTTGCTCAATATCTTGAAGAGGCAGGGTTACATAAGTGGTCTAGAGCTCACATGGATGGACGCCGCTACAATGTAATGGAACATGTTGCTCAATATCTTGAAGAGGCAGGGTTACATAAGTGGTCTAGAGCTCACATGGATGGACGCCGCTACAATGTAAtgacaacaaatattgcgGAGTCAATCAACTCAGACCTTAGGTTTGCAAGAATGCTGCCAGTGGTTCATTTGATAGGGGAAATTGTTAATCTCCTTGTGAAATGGTTCACCGAACGTCGTGAGTTGGCTTTGAATTGCACAACAACATTGTGCCCCAATTTTGGAGAGAAGAAGTTGAGGAACAGGTTGGAGGATGCTGCAAGGATGAATGTGGTTAAAGTTAATAATGCACAATATAATGTTTTGGACGGTGATATGGACGGCCTCGTAGATTTGACGAACAACAGTTGTAGTTGTAGAAAGTTTCAGCTTGAGCAGCTACCTTGCAAGCATGTAGTTGCAGTTTGCTGCTTCTTGAAAGTAAGTGTATATGCAAAGGCTTCTCGGTATTACACTCGGAAAACCTGGATGGATGCTTATTCGGATAGCATCTACCCGGTACAACCTCACGGAATGTGGGATACTCCTGAAGATGTTCGAAGTCGAGTTGTGCTGCCTCCCATGGCAAGGGTCATGCCAGGCAGACGAAAGAAGTTAAGAATTCCCTCGCAAGGAGAGGGCAGCATTAGAAGAAAGTGCTCAAGGTGCGGTTCCGAAGGCCACAATAAAAGCACCTGTAAAA